In Vigna unguiculata cultivar IT97K-499-35 chromosome 3, ASM411807v1, whole genome shotgun sequence, a single genomic region encodes these proteins:
- the LOC114174896 gene encoding transcription factor bHLH93-like isoform X1, with the protein MELSQLGFLDELVAPRRETWNALSSGFLELLSNGWSFDTFLENPSFPTSNSLFAAFSTPIDRRFECPFTNELPPYPFPDAFTMPLPHLHPANDDPPPPLPPTLEDEDVAFYDNNNNNFEEIKSVCKVEEQGVENPQGTEIPLFNTGMSDDAERKQKSKKLEGQPSKNLMAERRRRKRLNDRLSMLRSIVPKISKMDRTSILGDTIDYMKELLERIGKLQEEEGEEGSSQINLLGISKDQVKPNEAIVRNSPKFDVERRDQDTRISICCATKPGLLLSTINTLDALGLEIQQCVVSSFNDFSVEASCSEVGEQRNCVSPEEIKQSLFRNAGFGGKCL; encoded by the exons atgGAGCTTTCTCAGCTTGGTTTCTTAGATGAATTGGTGGCTCCAAGAAGAGAGACATGGAATGCTCTGTCCAGTGGGTTCTTGGAGCTATTGTCTAATGGTTGGAGTTTTGACACTTTTCTTGAGAACCCATCTTTCCCCACCTCTAACTCTCTGTTTGCTGCATTTTCAACACCCATAGACCGCAGATTTGAATGCCCTTTCACCAATGAACTACCACCATACCCTTTTCCTGATGCCTTCACAATGCCATTGCCGCACCTTCACCCTGCCAACGATGATCCCCCACCTCCACTTCCACCCACACTGGAGGATGAAGATGTTGCCTTTtatgacaacaacaacaacaactttGAAGAAATCAAGAGTGTCTGCAAAGTTGAGGAACAAGGTGTTGAGAATCCACAAGGCACAGAGATTCCACTCTTCAACACAGGCATGTCTGATGATGCAGAGAGGAAACAGAAGTCCAAAAAGCTAGAGGGACAGCCCTCAAAGAATCTCATGGCAGAAAGGAGGAGAAGAAAGCGTCTCAATGACCGTCTTTCCATGCTTAGGTCAATAGTCCCCAAGATCAGCAAG ATGGACAGGACCTCTATTCTTGGGGATACTATAGACTACATGAAAGAGCTCTTGGAAAGGATTGGTAAGTTGCAAGAAGAAGAGGGGGAAGAGGGCTCAAGTCAGATTAATCTGTTGGGAATTTCAAAAGACCAAGTGAAACCAAATGAAGCAATTGTAAGAAACTCCCCCAAG TTTGATGTTGAAAGGAGAGACCAGGACACCAGGATCAGCATTTGCTGTGCCACAAAGCCTGGATTGCTACTATCAACCATCAATACATTAGATGCATTAGGCCTTGAGATTCAGCAATGTGTTGTAAGCAGCTTCAATGACTTTTCAGTGGAAGCATCTTGTTCTGAG GTAGGTGAACAGAGAAATTGCGTTAGCCCTGAGGAGATAAAACAATCACTATTCAGAAATGCAGGGTTTGGTGGGAAATGTCTCTAG
- the LOC114174896 gene encoding transcription factor bHLH93-like isoform X2 has product MELSQLGFLDELVAPRRETWNALSSGFLELLSNGWSFDTFLENPSFPTSNSLFAAFSTPIDRRFECPFTNELPPYPFPDAFTMPLPHLHPANDDPPPPLPPTLEDEDVAFYDNNNNNFEEIKSVCKVEEQGVENPQGTEIPLFNTGMSDDAERKQKSKKLEGQPSKNLMAERRRRKRLNDRLSMLRSIVPKISKMDRTSILGDTIDYMKELLERIGKLQEEEGEEGSSQINLLGISKDQVKPNEAIVRNSPKFDVERRDQDTRISICCATKPGLLLSTINTLDALGLEIQQCVVSSFNDFSVEASCSEVNREIALALRR; this is encoded by the exons atgGAGCTTTCTCAGCTTGGTTTCTTAGATGAATTGGTGGCTCCAAGAAGAGAGACATGGAATGCTCTGTCCAGTGGGTTCTTGGAGCTATTGTCTAATGGTTGGAGTTTTGACACTTTTCTTGAGAACCCATCTTTCCCCACCTCTAACTCTCTGTTTGCTGCATTTTCAACACCCATAGACCGCAGATTTGAATGCCCTTTCACCAATGAACTACCACCATACCCTTTTCCTGATGCCTTCACAATGCCATTGCCGCACCTTCACCCTGCCAACGATGATCCCCCACCTCCACTTCCACCCACACTGGAGGATGAAGATGTTGCCTTTtatgacaacaacaacaacaactttGAAGAAATCAAGAGTGTCTGCAAAGTTGAGGAACAAGGTGTTGAGAATCCACAAGGCACAGAGATTCCACTCTTCAACACAGGCATGTCTGATGATGCAGAGAGGAAACAGAAGTCCAAAAAGCTAGAGGGACAGCCCTCAAAGAATCTCATGGCAGAAAGGAGGAGAAGAAAGCGTCTCAATGACCGTCTTTCCATGCTTAGGTCAATAGTCCCCAAGATCAGCAAG ATGGACAGGACCTCTATTCTTGGGGATACTATAGACTACATGAAAGAGCTCTTGGAAAGGATTGGTAAGTTGCAAGAAGAAGAGGGGGAAGAGGGCTCAAGTCAGATTAATCTGTTGGGAATTTCAAAAGACCAAGTGAAACCAAATGAAGCAATTGTAAGAAACTCCCCCAAG TTTGATGTTGAAAGGAGAGACCAGGACACCAGGATCAGCATTTGCTGTGCCACAAAGCCTGGATTGCTACTATCAACCATCAATACATTAGATGCATTAGGCCTTGAGATTCAGCAATGTGTTGTAAGCAGCTTCAATGACTTTTCAGTGGAAGCATCTTGTTCTGAG GTGAACAGAGAAATTGCGTTAGCCCTGAGGAGATAA